In Pseudomonas putida, a genomic segment contains:
- the hisC gene encoding histidinol-phosphate transaminase: MSRFWSSFVKDLVPYVPGEQPKLARLVKLNTNENPYGPSPKALEAMRGELDDNLRLYPDPNGDRLKQAVAEYYGVSPQQVFVGNGSDEVLAHIFHGLFQHGGPLLFPDISYSFYPVYCGLYGIPFEPVALDEQFQIRVEDYAKPNAGIIFPNPNAPTGCLLPLQAIEQLLQANRDSVVVVDEAYIDFGGETAIGLVSRYDNLLVVQTLSKSRSLAGLRVGLAVGHPELIEALERIKNSFNSYPLDRMAIVGAAAAFEDRAYFDATCRKVIDSREALVEQLVARGFEVLPSAANFIFARHPQEDAAQLAARLREQGVIVRHFKQARIAQFLRITIGTPEMNQALLDALN; encoded by the coding sequence ATGAGCCGTTTCTGGAGCTCCTTCGTCAAGGACCTGGTGCCTTACGTGCCGGGCGAGCAACCCAAGCTGGCCCGCCTGGTCAAGCTCAACACCAACGAGAACCCCTACGGCCCGTCGCCCAAGGCGCTGGAGGCCATGCGCGGCGAGCTCGACGACAACCTGCGGCTGTACCCGGACCCGAACGGCGACCGCCTCAAGCAGGCCGTGGCCGAGTACTACGGCGTCTCGCCGCAGCAGGTATTCGTCGGCAACGGCTCGGACGAGGTGCTCGCGCACATCTTCCACGGCCTGTTCCAGCATGGCGGCCCGCTGCTGTTCCCAGACATCAGCTACAGCTTCTATCCGGTCTACTGCGGCCTGTACGGCATCCCGTTCGAGCCGGTGGCGCTGGACGAGCAGTTCCAAATCCGTGTCGAAGACTACGCCAAGCCCAATGCCGGCATCATCTTCCCCAACCCCAATGCGCCGACAGGTTGCCTGCTGCCGTTGCAGGCCATCGAGCAGTTGCTGCAGGCCAACCGCGATTCGGTGGTGGTGGTGGACGAGGCCTACATCGATTTCGGCGGTGAAACCGCCATCGGCCTGGTATCGCGCTACGACAACCTGCTGGTGGTCCAGACCTTGTCCAAGTCGCGCTCGCTGGCGGGCCTGCGAGTCGGCCTGGCGGTCGGCCACCCGGAGCTGATCGAGGCGCTGGAACGCATCAAGAACAGCTTCAACTCCTACCCGCTCGATCGCATGGCGATCGTCGGTGCCGCTGCGGCCTTCGAGGATCGCGCCTACTTCGACGCGACCTGCCGCAAGGTCATCGACAGCCGCGAGGCGTTGGTCGAACAGTTGGTCGCCCGTGGCTTCGAGGTGCTACCGTCGGCAGCCAACTTCATCTTCGCCCGTCATCCCCAGGAGGACGCCGCACAGCTGGCGGCCCGCCTGCGTGAACAAGGGGTGATCGTGCGGCATTTCAAGCAGGCGCGGATCGCCCAGTTCCTGCGCATCACCATCGGCACGCCAGAGATGAACCAGGCATTGCTCGATGCGCTGAACTGA
- the hisD gene encoding histidinol dehydrogenase, whose translation MTVSTAIARLNAADPDFARHLDHLLSWESVSDDAVNQRVLDIIKAVRERGDAALVEFTQRFDGVEATSIDDLILGRERLELALTRITDAQRAALEKAAERVRVYHERQKQDSWQYTEADGTVLGQKVTPLDRAGLYVPGGKASYPSSVLMNAIPAKVAGVGEVVMVVPTPRGEVNELVLAAACIAGVDRVFTIGGAQAVAALAYGTESVPQVDKVVGPGNIYVATAKRHVFGQVGIDMIAGPSEILVVCDGQTDPDWIAMDLFSQAEHDEDAQAILVSPDAAFLDRVAASIDKLLPTMERAEIIEKSVNGRGALIQVRDMQQAIEVANRIAPEHLELSVADPQAWLPQIRHAGAIFMGRHTSEALGDYCAGPNHVLPTSGTARFSSPLGVYDFQKRSSIIFCSEQGASELGHTASVLARGESLTAHARSAEYRILTQDKGN comes from the coding sequence ATGACCGTGTCCACTGCAATTGCCCGTCTCAATGCCGCTGATCCGGATTTCGCCCGACATCTGGATCATCTGCTGAGCTGGGAAAGTGTGTCCGATGACGCGGTCAACCAGCGCGTGCTGGACATCATCAAGGCTGTTCGTGAGCGCGGCGATGCGGCACTGGTGGAGTTCACCCAGCGTTTCGATGGCGTCGAAGCCACTTCCATCGATGATCTGATCCTCGGTCGCGAGCGCCTGGAGCTGGCCCTGACCCGCATCACCGATGCCCAGCGTGCGGCCCTGGAGAAGGCCGCCGAGCGCGTGCGTGTTTACCACGAGCGTCAGAAACAGGACTCCTGGCAATACACCGAAGCCGACGGTACCGTGCTCGGCCAGAAGGTCACCCCGCTGGATCGCGCCGGCCTGTATGTACCAGGCGGCAAGGCGTCCTACCCATCGTCGGTGCTGATGAACGCCATCCCGGCCAAGGTTGCCGGTGTTGGCGAGGTGGTGATGGTGGTACCGACCCCGCGTGGCGAGGTCAACGAACTGGTGCTTGCCGCCGCCTGCATCGCCGGTGTCGACCGTGTGTTCACCATCGGTGGTGCGCAAGCCGTCGCAGCCCTGGCCTACGGCACCGAGAGCGTGCCGCAGGTCGACAAGGTCGTCGGCCCTGGCAACATCTATGTGGCCACTGCCAAGCGCCACGTGTTCGGCCAGGTCGGCATCGACATGATCGCCGGTCCTTCGGAGATCCTCGTCGTATGCGACGGCCAGACCGATCCGGACTGGATCGCCATGGACCTGTTCTCCCAGGCCGAGCACGACGAAGACGCCCAGGCCATCCTGGTCAGCCCTGACGCCGCCTTCCTCGATCGCGTGGCCGCCAGCATCGACAAGCTGCTGCCGACCATGGAGCGCGCCGAGATCATCGAAAAATCGGTTAACGGCCGCGGCGCGCTGATCCAGGTGCGCGACATGCAGCAGGCGATCGAGGTGGCCAACCGCATCGCCCCCGAGCACCTGGAGCTGTCGGTGGCCGACCCGCAGGCCTGGTTGCCGCAGATCCGCCACGCCGGCGCGATCTTCATGGGCCGCCACACCAGCGAGGCGCTGGGCGACTACTGCGCAGGTCCCAACCATGTGCTGCCGACCTCCGGCACCGCGCGTTTCTCCTCGCCGCTGGGGGTGTATGACTTCCAGAAGCGTTCGTCGATCATCTTCTGCTCCGAGCAGGGCGCATCCGAACTGGGCCACACCGCCTCGGTCCTGGCCCGTGGCGAGTCTTTGACCGCCCACGCCCGCAGCGCCGAATACCGTATCCTCACCCAAGACAAGGGGAACTGA